In the Candidatus Bathyarchaeum sp. genome, TAGTTGACTAATAACTCGTTCAGTTACTCCGCTATCAGTGTAACCCATTCCTCGACCAGGAACCAAAGAATCAAACTCATCAAAGAATATCACAGTTGGCGAAGCCATTCTAGCCTTTCTGAAAACTTCACGAATTGCTTTTTCAGATTCTCCGACCCATTTGGAGAATACTTCTGGACCTTTTACGGTTATGAAATTAGCTTCACTTTCGGTTGCAACTGCCCGAGCAAGCAAAGTTTTCCCACAGCCCGGGGGACCATAAAGCATGATGCCTTTAGGGGGACGAATACCAATCCGAGTGAAAACTTCAGGGTTTTTCAGTGGCCATTCAACTGCTTCTATGAGTTCTTGTTTAAGTTCACCTAAACCTCCAATTTGGGACCAGTGAACTTCTGGGATTTCAATGTGAACCTCACGCATAGCAGTTGGAGTGATTTCACGGAAAGCATTCAAAAAGTCCTCCATACGAACTTCCATTTTCTCCAAAACACTCGGAGGAATGCGTTCTTCATCTAAATTGATTTCAGGTAAATACCTACGCAGAGCTTTCATAGCGGTTTCTCGGCTCAAGGCAGAAAGGTCAGCACCAGTGTAACCGTGAGACATTTTTGCAAGTTTGTCCAAATCCACATCGTCTGTGAGGGGCATACCTCGGGTGTGAATTTGTGTCACTTCGTAGCGTCCTTTTTGATCAGGTACACCAATTTCGATTTCCCTATCAAAGCGTCCGGGACGGCGTAACGCAGGGTCAAGGGCTTCGGGTCGGTTAGTTGCACCGATAACAATCAGGTGGCCTCGACCAGAAAGCCCATCCATCAAAGCCAAAAGTTGAGCAACAACTCGTCGTTCGACTTCTCCAGTTACTTCTTCACGTTTTGGAGCAATAGCATCAAGCTCGTCAACAAAAATTATGCTGGGAGCATTTTTTTGTGCTTGCTGGAACATTTCGCGAAGTCGAGCTTCAGATTCCCCATAGAATTTGCTCATGATTTCGGGTCCGTTTATTGAGTAAAAGTTTGCTTCAGACTCGTTTGCTACTGCACGAGCTAGAAGCGTTTTTCCACATCCAGGAGGACCATGTAACAGTACACCTTTTGGTGGTTCTATTCCAAGGCGTTGGAACAATTCGGGATGCCTTAGGGGTAGTTCAACCATTTCTCGGATTCTTTGGATTTCTTCGTGTAATCCTCCGATGTCTTCGTAGGTTGTTCGGGGCAAGCCTTCGCTTTCGGGTGCGGGCTCGGCCATGATTTGGACGTTTGTGCTGTTATTTATTCTTACAATTCCGTGGGGACGGGATTTTGTTACACGAAAAGGTATGGCGTGTCCTAGCATCATTACTAGGGTGGTGTCACCTTCTACGAAGGTTCTTTCCATGAGCCGGTTTTTTACAAAGTTTGTAAAGTCTTCATCCACGTTTAATTTCATGTCGATTGGAGCCAAAACTAGACTCGTGGCATTTGTTACCTTGGCTTGGCGAATTACAACTACTT is a window encoding:
- a CDS encoding CDC48 family AAA ATPase; this translates as MQLRVEDAKQRDVYRGIARVDQQAMQKLGISAGDVIEIIGKRNTAAIAWPAYSEDQNRDIIRIDGFTRKNAGVAIHEVVVIRQAKVTNATSLVLAPIDMKLNVDEDFTNFVKNRLMERTFVEGDTTLVMMLGHAIPFRVTKSRPHGIVRINNSTNVQIMAEPAPESEGLPRTTYEDIGGLHEEIQRIREMVELPLRHPELFQRLGIEPPKGVLLHGPPGCGKTLLARAVANESEANFYSINGPEIMSKFYGESEARLREMFQQAQKNAPSIIFVDELDAIAPKREEVTGEVERRVVAQLLALMDGLSGRGHLIVIGATNRPEALDPALRRPGRFDREIEIGVPDQKGRYEVTQIHTRGMPLTDDVDLDKLAKMSHGYTGADLSALSRETAMKALRRYLPEINLDEERIPPSVLEKMEVRMEDFLNAFREITPTAMREVHIEIPEVHWSQIGGLGELKQELIEAVEWPLKNPEVFTRIGIRPPKGIMLYGPPGCGKTLLARAVATESEANFITVKGPEVFSKWVGESEKAIREVFRKARMASPTVIFFDEFDSLVPGRGMGYTDSGVTERVISQLLTEMDGLVSLEDVVIIAATNRPDIVDPAILRPGRFDRLIYVPEPEKESRLEILKIYTSKMPLADDVDLAQLSIMTKKYSGADIEALCREAGLNALRRDINAKVVTFDDFRKALEKSGPSIMPNMENWYRNFMKNVRQLKKPTTPVA